One Thermanaeromonas sp. C210 genomic window, ATCGAGTTCCAAACGCCCGTCCTGCAGGAAGGCGACAAGTTTATCCCATTGGCTAAGGCAATAGTAAACCGCCTGCCCAAAGGTGCTTTTGGGCAGTACGTGGGATTTCTGCTTCTTAAGCCATGCCAAAAATTCGTCCAGCACGGGCCGGCTGCGCTCCTGGCGGATTTGATAGCGTTCCTCCGGTGTTGCCTCTTTCAACTCGCGCTCGATGGCAAAGAGCCGGTTGCAGTACTCCAACCCCTCCCGGGCGGCCACTGCCGCATTGCGTTTATCTTCCGGCAGGGCCTTCAATGCTTCGTCAAACTTGCGCCGGGCATGGGCCCAGCAGCCCACCAGGGTGACCTCTGAAAGTCCATTGTAGCCCTCATAGCCGTCAACATGCAAATAGCCCTTAAAACCTTTTAGGAACCGGCGGGGGTGTTTGCCGGCCCGGGTGGTCT contains:
- the tnpC gene encoding IS66 family transposase: KRDILHADETTLQVLHEPGREATTKSFLWLYRTGRDGPPIILYEYQTTRAGKHPRRFLKGFKGYLHVDGYEGYNGLSEVTLVGCWAHARRKFDEALKALPEDKRNAAVAAREGLEYCNRLFAIERELKEATPEERYQIRQERSRPVLDEFLAWLKKQKSHVLPKSTFGQAVYYCLSQWDKLVAFLQDGRLELD